A stretch of DNA from Calditrichota bacterium:
TATGCACACCCTGATATGTTGCAAAAGAAATATAATAGCGTCAGCAAAGAAACACTTTTTAAACACATAGAAAAAGTTGAACGATTTGCAAAACCAGGTACAGCGTATAAATATAGCGGGCTCAATTTTATTACAATTCAACGAATCGTTGAGAAACTTTCCGGAATGCCCTTAAATGAGTTTGCCAAAAAACATGTTTTCAAACCTTTACAAATGGAAAACACAGGCTATGTCCTTTCTTCAAGCCAGTTGCAAAACTGTGCCGCCACCGAGGTTATAAATGATGTTGCTTTAATCGGCAATGTGCACGACCCAATGGCGCGGGTGGTTATGAAAGGTATTTCGGCAAACGCTGGTATGTTTTCCACAGCAGATGACATGGCCATTTATGCATCAATGCTTTTGAATGATGGTACGTGGAATGGCAAGCAAATTTTGAGCCCGTTGGTAGTAAAAGCATTTTCAAGCATGCCTCAGGGTTTGGAAAAATTTGGACGCTCACTTGGTTGGGACTTAAATTCGGCCTATGCTTCAAATCAAGGCGACTTATTAAGCGAGGCAACTTTCGGGCATACAGGTTATACCGGCACATCAATGGTAATTGACCCGCAAAACAATCTTGCCATTATTCTTCTTACAAACCGTGTACACCCAAATGATAAAGGCGCTGTTGTGAGGCTAAGAAGTATCGTTTCAAATATTATTGCCGCTTCTTTAAAATAGTTATCGAGAAGAAATTGCCATGGATTTATAGATATACTCGCAAAAAAACAGTTTTATAAATTTATTTAATTGCTACATCCGTGTTTGATCTGTGTAATCCGTGGCAAAAATGCTTCTTTATTTTAATTTTTGATCAAAAACTATTTTTAATATCTTTGACCCTTTCAAAATTTCCACTTCAATATAAACATCATTCTACAGGGAGGAAGCTTTATGTCCGCTACCGCAGAAAAGGTTGTTGTTCGCCGCGGGGCTTATCCGGAATTGACACCAACCGCACTGTTTGTTGGTTATGGTCTTGGGATATTAATTGCCTTAAGTATAGGATACGCATCATTAATTCTAGGTTTCTCAATTGAAGGATCAGAACTGGCCGCAATTTTGGGCTTTGGTATTTTACGCGGAATTATGGGGCGCAGCAGTATTGTCGAAAACAATATCAACCAGACAATTGCCAGCGCAGTAAACGGGGCTTCATCGGGAATGATGTTTTCTGTACCAGCTCTTTTTATTCTCGGGCAAACCGACTTTAATGCGGTAATCATGGTTTTTGCAACAATTGCAGGGGGCATTTTAGGAATTGCTTTTATTATCCCTTTACGCAAACAGATGATCGATTTTGAGCGGCTTACTTATCCGGGCGGCGTAGCTGTAGCGACTATTTTAAAATCGCCTGGTGCCGGAATTAAAAAAGCCTATTATTTGTTAGGCGGAGCAGCTATTAGCGCGGTAGTACATTTTTTTAGCCAATATATCGGTGTTGAAGATTTTCATCTTGGTGAAATGATCGGTATGCCGGATTACATGAATGGCGTCTGGTACATTTCATTATTAACGTTTGGCGCAGCTTATATTGCCGGCAAAGGTGGGATATTTTTTATTGTTGGTGGATTTGTCAGTTATTGGATTTTAGCACCAATAATGGCCTCAACCGGAATTATTCCTACGCCGGAGGTTTTAACAGCAGCCGGGCAGGATATGCCGGACTATCTGCGCTTGCAACTTTTTCGTCCGGTTGGAATCGGCATGTTAATCGGTGGCGCGTTGATGGGAATTGTTCTGGCGTTACCATTAATTTTAAGTGCCATTAAAAGTATGCAACAATCAGGTAAATTAAAAACAGGCGCATCGCAAGATGAAATGCCAATTAAACTTTTATATATGGCGGTTGCCGGGGCAGCTATTCTTCTTTTTGTGATTGCTTTGTATTCTACTGCAGAAATGGGCTGGTTTCGTGGACTATTAATGGCAGTTCTTGGCACACTTTGGATTTGGGTTGCAGGTGTAATTTTATCGGAATGTATTGGCCGGACAAATTGGTCACCATTAAGTGGGATGACACTTATTGCTGTTACGATATTGATAATTATTGCATCCGGTCTTAGCGATAGCGCTGCGATTATTTCTTCACTTTTGGTTGGTGCGGCTGCATGTGTGGCCATGTCCCAGGCAACTGACTTGATGATGGATTTAAAAACCGGCTACCTGGTTGGAGCTACACCCAAGAAACAGCAGATTGCTCAATTCTCCGCAGCTTGGCTTGGACCAATTGTAATTATGGCTTTGATTTTTGTTTTGCATGAAGCTTATGGTTTGGGTAGTGAGCGTTTGCCGGCACCACAAGGTCAGGCACTTGCTTCCATGATTGAAGGCATTCTTGGCGGAGATGTCCCCGTACAAAAATATATTGCCGGAGCGGGACTTGGTGCTATGCTAAGTGCAACGGGCGTTGGAGGACTTGGTGTTTTGGTCGGCCTTGGTTTTTACCTGCCTTTTAATATCGTCCTTACTTATAGCCTGGGAACTTTAGCGCGTTTTATTACAGATTGGAAAATGGGTAAAGAGTGGAGCGAGCAAATGGGAATCCCTGCCGCTGCCGGATTAATTGTTGGTGAAGCACTTGTTGGTGTTGGCTTTGCTATTTATTTCATCATTCAAGGCATGGGCGCATAGGAGGCAAAATGAAAAATTTAGGATATTTACTTATCACGATTGGATTTATTGCGGCATCCTATATAACTGTCATCGATGTGTTGGAAGTTAATTGGATGTATTTTGGCTCAATGATTCTAATTAGTGTTGTTGGCATTTTTATGGTACGATCTACAGAGAAGCAAGAGACCTTTCATGAAGAAACTTTAACGACAAATATGAAAACCATTGAAGATAGTTTGGAGCTTATTGTCAAAGATGTTAAACGCATTCGCTCAGAAATTAATGAAGAAAACCCGCAGGAAGTTCACCACAAAATTGATGAAGAGCTTCCCGGGCACCTGGAAGCATTTGTAGATTCCCGTAAAACAATCGGCCATGTACATGGGCTTGAAAAATATGCCAATGTGATGAATTATTTTGCTACTGCAGAAAGATATTTAAACCGGGTTTGGTCTGCATCTACCGATGGTTATATCGACGAGATAAAGATGTATATTGTAAAAAGTGAAGAACAATTTGAACTTGCACTCCAAGCGGTCAGAGGGTTAAGATAATTTTATTCCCCTTTTGGGAGGGGCGAGGTGTGGGTTACATTTTTAAAAAAGAACAGTTTTTATTTTAAGAATTTTTTTTAAAGAAGCTCAACATCATAAGGTAATTCTATGGGTTAATGAATTAGAAACCCACCCCTAACCCCTCCAAGGAGGGAAGCTAGGATACACAATTATATAATATTCTGTCTTTAAAACAATGACTATTTCAGTTTATGTACAAATTCAAAAATTAGCCGATTGTCCCGGGGATAATAATTGGTTTGGCGAGCAGGAAAAAGCTGTTCTTGATAATCTACGTTTTACAAAGCGCCGTTCCGATTGGCGCCTGGGAAGATGGACAGCCAAACAGGTTATCTTCAGCTTTCTTAAATCAGAAGGCTCACATAAGGACAATCTTTCTGAGATTGAAATTTTAGCCGATCCGGATGGAGCCCCTCAAGTTTACCTGCAAAATAAAAAAGCGCCCTTCTCCATTTCTATAAGTCATAGCCATGGTGTGGCCATGTCGGTTTTAAACCCAGCAAAAATACCTATTGGTTGCGATATAGAATTTATAGAAGAACGCGAAGAAAATTTTGTGGCCGACTATTTTACTGAACAGGAAATGGTTTGGGTAAAAAACAGTGAAGCGAGCATTAAGCCAGTTGTTTGTAATCTTATCTGGAGTGCCAAGGAAAGTACCTTAAAGGTTTTAAAAGAAGGTTTGCGACTTGATACAAAAACTGTAAATATTTTGGAAACAAAATTGGGAAACACTGAAGAATGGCAACCAATTGAAATTCAGTTCAACGAAACAAATGAGTTTTTTGGTCAATGGAAAATTATGAACGGGTTTATTTTAACAATTGTGGCTGAGCGAAATGTCATTCCAGTCTGTTTTGAACAGGGAACTTAATTTTGATTCCCGATACCAATACTCCAGAAGACATATTGAATAGTTAATTTTCAAGCTGTGGAAAATCCTTGGCATATTTTGCAATCCACTCTTTAGATGCATCCTGCCAATCAAGGTCGCGGCCTTTGGCAATCATTTCATCGCGATACTTTTCTATATAACAGATTTGTTCAATCATGCGCATGCGGAATGAGGTTTTGTCATCATTAAATTTAACGCCAACCTCATATCTCTTTTTTGCTTTGCGGCACCACATAACAACACATTCTTCTACAAAAGGATATTTTAAGTTTGGGATTTTTACACTTAAATGCGATCCACTTGGGATTTCTGAATCTGAAAAAAAACATAGCCCGCCTGTGCTGACATTCTGCATATTTTGTTTATGAGCGTTTTTATCACTCTGGAAATTAAAATGAATCGGCATGTTGGCCGCATGGCGAATAAAGGAACGCATAGGAGCCTCTTGTTGAAAAATGAACCAATAACATCATAAATACATCAAATTCTTGCAGTCAGAAATATCACAAATTTGGTTTTTTAGTCAGTAAGCTTTTCAAAAATATCTCTTGCAATGAATTACCAATTTCTGTTTTTGCTTTATCGGATTATCGGCCGAATGCTCAAGTATATAAACATCCAACAGCATTTACTGTTATATTCTGGTTAGGAATTTATTCTTGCTATTTGTATATTTGGTAGCATAAACCTAATTCAATTTTGACACATTTTTATCGTTTATCCTGGAGTTTTGAGTGATTAAAGTTTATGGTGTCCCTTCCTGTGATCAAATAAAAAAAACCAAAACCTTTTTTCAAAAAGAAAATATTGAATTCACTTTTGTTAATATCCGCAAAGAAACATTGGACAGAGATAAACTAAATAAAGTTATAGATCAGCTTGGCATTGATGTCGTTTTAAACAGGCGAGGAATGCTGTACAGAAAATTAGGTTTAAAAGATAAAAACTTAAATAACGATCAACTTGCTGATGAGCTTTTTAATGAACAGGGAATGATTAAAAGACCACTGATTGAACAAGGTAAGTTGTTTCACATTGGCTATAATGAACAAGAAATTTTGAAATTTTTAAAAGAATAATTTGTCATTGGACCGGCAAAAATGCTTTATGAAATTAAAGATGTTCAACAAGAAGATGGCGCCCCTTTTTGCCGTTGGTTTGCAGATAGGGAATTTGATCTTTTTGTGTGGATAAACCCGGATGATTCTTTTTTTGGTTTCCAACTTTGTTATCAAAAAAATAAAAATGAAAAAGCAATAACCTGGAAAAATACAACCGGTTTTGCCCACGAACGGGTAGATTATGGATCGCGCGAAAGGGCAAATGTAACCCCTGTTTTGGTAACAGACGCTGTTTTCCCGAAAGACAAGGTTGCCAGACAATTCCTTGAAAAAAGTAAAGAGATTGATCCCAAAATTTCAGAATTTGTTTATAACAAAATAATCGAATCAAGAATTTAAAGAGAAGAAGCTGATTATGAGTAAAATGACTGCAATAATATTGGGTGGTGGAAGAGGAACACGTTTAGATCCGTTAACAAAGATGCGTTCAAAACCGGCTGTACCAATCGGTGGCAAGTTCCGGTTGATTGATATTCCTTTAAGTAACTGCCTGCATGCCGGTGTAAGAGACGTTTTTATACTTACGCAGTTTAACACTCAATCTTTACATCAACATATTTCCAGTACATATATTTTTGATAATTTTTCACGGGGTGCAATAAGAATTCTGGCGGCACAACAAACAATGGAAATTTCCGATTGGTACCAGGGAACGGCTGATGCCGTGCGCAAAAACCTTTCATTTTTCGAAGATGCCGAAGAGAATATAATTATTCTTTCCGGAGACCATCTATACCGAATGGATTATTCCGATTTTTTAGCCCATCATGTAAAAAATAAAGCTGATATTTCTATTGCTGTGAAACCGGTGTTTGAACATGAAGCATCGGAACTTGGAATTTTGAAGGCGAATAAAAAAGGATTAATCACCAGTTTTTATGAAAAGCCAACAGATAAAGAAGTTTTAGAAGAATATAAAATCGCCCCGGAATTATTTGATGCAGTAAAAGTAAATCCGGAAGGTCGTACACATATTGCTTCCATGGGTATTTATATCTTTAAAAAGGAAGCATTGTTTGAGCTTCTGGAAAATAACAAAAAGGAAGATTTTGGAAAGGAAATTATCCCGGACAGCATAAAAGAAAAAAGGCTGGTTACATATTTCTTTGATGGTTATTGGGAAGATATAGGGACCATCCGGGCCTTTTTTGATGTGCATATGGAGTTAACAGCACCAATCCCAAAATTTAATTTTTATGATGAGCAAAAACCGATTTTTACACATCCGCGTTATTTGCCCGCTTCAAAAATAAACAATTGTCAGATAAATCATTCTGTTGTCGCAGAAGGCTGCATCATCATGGGATCTATAATTGAAAATTCGGTTATTGGAATCCGTTCTTATATCGAAGAAGGCACTCTTGTTCAAAAATCTATTATTATGGGCAGCCAGCATTATGAAACAATTGAAGAACATAATAAAAACAAAGTTAGTGGTAAACCTAACATGGGCATCGGGAAAAATTGTGTAATCAGAAATGCAATCATTGATA
This window harbors:
- a CDS encoding serine hydrolase — encoded protein: MFSKMIVVFFVLLSLNYAQSLPKITPEKVGLDSKQLNHVEVVIKEAIEKKEIPGAVLMVLKDNKIAYKKAFGSRQLVPKKLPMTTETIFDMASLTKPVAAATSMMVLLQQGKLRLLDKVSHYFPDYVAWTDSLSGKKTDIRLIHILTHTSGLPAYAHPDMLQKKYNSVSKETLFKHIEKVERFAKPGTAYKYSGLNFITIQRIVEKLSGMPLNEFAKKHVFKPLQMENTGYVLSSSQLQNCAATEVINDVALIGNVHDPMARVVMKGISANAGMFSTADDMAIYASMLLNDGTWNGKQILSPLVVKAFSSMPQGLEKFGRSLGWDLNSAYASNQGDLLSEATFGHTGYTGTSMVIDPQNNLAIILLTNRVHPNDKGAVVRLRSIVSNIIAASLK
- a CDS encoding glucose-1-phosphate adenylyltransferase, giving the protein MSKMTAIILGGGRGTRLDPLTKMRSKPAVPIGGKFRLIDIPLSNCLHAGVRDVFILTQFNTQSLHQHISSTYIFDNFSRGAIRILAAQQTMEISDWYQGTADAVRKNLSFFEDAEENIIILSGDHLYRMDYSDFLAHHVKNKADISIAVKPVFEHEASELGILKANKKGLITSFYEKPTDKEVLEEYKIAPELFDAVKVNPEGRTHIASMGIYIFKKEALFELLENNKKEDFGKEIIPDSIKEKRLVTYFFDGYWEDIGTIRAFFDVHMELTAPIPKFNFYDEQKPIFTHPRYLPASKINNCQINHSVVAEGCIIMGSIIENSVIGIRSYIEEGTLVQKSIIMGSQHYETIEEHNKNKVSGKPNMGIGKNCVIRNAIIDMNCSIGDNVHIINKDGRVEAEESFYRIRDGIVIIPKGTIVPDNTII
- a CDS encoding PilZ domain-containing protein, coding for MRSFIRHAANMPIHFNFQSDKNAHKQNMQNVSTGGLCFFSDSEIPSGSHLSVKIPNLKYPFVEECVVMWCRKAKKRYEVGVKFNDDKTSFRMRMIEQICYIEKYRDEMIAKGRDLDWQDASKEWIAKYAKDFPQLEN
- a CDS encoding 4'-phosphopantetheinyl transferase superfamily protein encodes the protein MTISVYVQIQKLADCPGDNNWFGEQEKAVLDNLRFTKRRSDWRLGRWTAKQVIFSFLKSEGSHKDNLSEIEILADPDGAPQVYLQNKKAPFSISISHSHGVAMSVLNPAKIPIGCDIEFIEEREENFVADYFTEQEMVWVKNSEASIKPVVCNLIWSAKESTLKVLKEGLRLDTKTVNILETKLGNTEEWQPIEIQFNETNEFFGQWKIMNGFILTIVAERNVIPVCFEQGT
- a CDS encoding oligopeptide transporter OPT family protein; this encodes MSATAEKVVVRRGAYPELTPTALFVGYGLGILIALSIGYASLILGFSIEGSELAAILGFGILRGIMGRSSIVENNINQTIASAVNGASSGMMFSVPALFILGQTDFNAVIMVFATIAGGILGIAFIIPLRKQMIDFERLTYPGGVAVATILKSPGAGIKKAYYLLGGAAISAVVHFFSQYIGVEDFHLGEMIGMPDYMNGVWYISLLTFGAAYIAGKGGIFFIVGGFVSYWILAPIMASTGIIPTPEVLTAAGQDMPDYLRLQLFRPVGIGMLIGGALMGIVLALPLILSAIKSMQQSGKLKTGASQDEMPIKLLYMAVAGAAILLFVIALYSTAEMGWFRGLLMAVLGTLWIWVAGVILSECIGRTNWSPLSGMTLIAVTILIIIASGLSDSAAIISSLLVGAAACVAMSQATDLMMDLKTGYLVGATPKKQQIAQFSAAWLGPIVIMALIFVLHEAYGLGSERLPAPQGQALASMIEGILGGDVPVQKYIAGAGLGAMLSATGVGGLGVLVGLGFYLPFNIVLTYSLGTLARFITDWKMGKEWSEQMGIPAAAGLIVGEALVGVGFAIYFIIQGMGA
- a CDS encoding Spx/MgsR family RNA polymerase-binding regulatory protein, translating into MIKVYGVPSCDQIKKTKTFFQKENIEFTFVNIRKETLDRDKLNKVIDQLGIDVVLNRRGMLYRKLGLKDKNLNNDQLADELFNEQGMIKRPLIEQGKLFHIGYNEQEILKFLKE